A single window of Lusitaniella coriacea LEGE 07157 DNA harbors:
- a CDS encoding glycosyltransferase family 2 protein, producing MTPKVSIIIPLYYAENLLLSLFDSLEEIAISNKDVFSVEVVFVDDGSKDRTFELVREIRPKYFTFKAIRLARNFKSYIAILAGINEATGDYITFLPQDLQEPPELVEQLFAQIQQGYDVAWAVRNTRADAWLDKMFSHLFHRFMHWLWEDWPSTGADMFMITRAVANVLLSMQEKNSHISGQILWSGFRQTRMFYDRRKRKVGKSGWSFWKKIELAVSVITQFSYFPIRACTGMGIILAFAGFLYGISIIVNRLTFQISVEGWAATMVVMLVIGGFQLIFLGVIGEYLWRTFDEVRKRPVYIVMEKIEG from the coding sequence ATGACTCCCAAAGTTTCAATTATTATTCCTCTCTATTATGCAGAAAACTTACTGTTGTCTCTCTTTGACTCTCTCGAAGAAATTGCCATTTCAAACAAAGATGTTTTTTCCGTAGAAGTCGTTTTTGTCGATGATGGATCGAAAGATCGAACATTTGAGCTTGTTCGTGAAATACGACCCAAATACTTTACTTTTAAGGCAATTCGTTTGGCAAGAAATTTCAAATCTTATATTGCAATTTTAGCGGGGATTAACGAAGCGACGGGAGACTATATCACCTTTCTCCCTCAAGATTTACAAGAACCCCCAGAATTAGTCGAGCAACTCTTTGCTCAAATCCAACAAGGCTATGATGTAGCCTGGGCAGTACGCAACACTCGTGCGGATGCCTGGTTGGATAAAATGTTTTCTCATCTATTCCATCGCTTCATGCACTGGTTATGGGAAGATTGGCCTTCAACGGGTGCAGATATGTTTATGATTACTCGCGCGGTTGCTAATGTCTTACTTTCCATGCAAGAAAAAAACTCCCATATTTCTGGACAAATTCTGTGGAGTGGCTTCCGACAAACGCGAATGTTTTACGATCGCCGTAAGCGAAAAGTTGGTAAATCTGGGTGGAGTTTTTGGAAAAAAATCGAACTTGCCGTGAGCGTAATTACTCAATTTTCTTACTTCCCTATTCGGGCTTGTACGGGAATGGGAATCATCCTTGCCTTTGCAGGTTTTTTGTATGGGATTTCGATTATTGTTAACCGTTTAACTTTTCAAATTAGTGTCGAGGGTTGGGCGGCAACAATGGTTGTAATGTTAGTAATTGGAGGATTTCAACTCATCTTTTTAGGGGTAATTGGAGAATATTTATGGCGAACCTTTGATGAGGTGAGGAAGCGTCCCGTGTATATTGTGATGGAAAAAATTGAAGGATAG
- a CDS encoding metal ABC transporter permease, translating into MLEILLEPLKYDFMTRSLVVAITVGAICAVVGSFLMVQRLALLGDAISHSVLPGLAIAFLMGANIFIGAFVAGIISTVCINLIRARSQIKEDAAMGIVFSAFFALGITLITVIQKDNKIDLNHFLFGNILGVTSGDVRDTLIIAFIVLFIVILLYKELLFYTFDKLGAQAVGLPVNLLDLSLMILIGMTIVASLKAVGVILVLSLLVTPAATAYLLVRRLHHMMMVGVGFGVVSSISGMYLSYFYNLPSGPAIVLVATGFFVLAFLLSPTQGLLTHPVKTSLQPPLLRELKGLWKRNS; encoded by the coding sequence ATGCTAGAAATACTTCTCGAACCTTTAAAGTACGATTTTATGACGCGATCGCTCGTCGTTGCGATTACGGTGGGTGCTATTTGCGCGGTGGTGGGCAGTTTCCTGATGGTACAGCGCTTGGCGTTGTTAGGAGATGCAATTAGTCATTCGGTTTTACCGGGATTGGCGATCGCGTTCCTAATGGGCGCTAATATTTTCATTGGGGCATTTGTGGCGGGAATTATTAGTACGGTTTGTATTAATCTGATTCGCGCGCGATCGCAAATCAAAGAAGATGCAGCAATGGGAATTGTTTTCTCTGCCTTTTTTGCCTTGGGAATCACTCTAATTACGGTCATTCAAAAGGACAATAAAATCGACCTCAATCACTTCCTATTTGGTAATATTTTAGGAGTCACATCGGGAGATGTTCGCGACACATTAATCATTGCATTTATCGTTCTTTTTATTGTTATTTTACTATACAAAGAATTGCTCTTTTATACCTTCGATAAGCTAGGCGCTCAAGCAGTGGGGTTGCCCGTGAATTTGTTGGATTTAAGTTTAATGATTCTGATTGGCATGACGATTGTGGCAAGTTTAAAAGCTGTGGGTGTCATTTTGGTTCTCTCATTGTTAGTCACCCCCGCAGCAACGGCCTATTTGTTAGTTCGTCGGTTGCACCACATGATGATGGTTGGGGTTGGTTTTGGGGTTGTTTCGAGTATTAGTGGAATGTATCTTAGCTATTTCTATAACCTCCCATCGGGTCCTGCAATTGTTTTAGTGGCAACGGGATTTTTTGTGCTGGCGTTTCTTTTAAGTCCGACACAAGGACTGTTAACCCATCCGGTAAAAACATCTCTACAACCGCCGTTGTTGCGAGAATTGAAAGGGTTGTGGAAACGCAATTCTTAG
- a CDS encoding DUF433 domain-containing protein encodes MTPASKKNPIIIRTERGAAIAGKRITIYDVLDRLNAGWTLKQIANWLPLTEEELNAVLSYIEENCTEVEAEYQTVLQTREEIRQYWEEKNQKRLAEIAKLPPRLGQEEIHAKLQARKAQLGLIP; translated from the coding sequence ATGACTCCGGCATCGAAAAAAAATCCAATTATTATCCGTACAGAACGGGGAGCCGCGATCGCGGGTAAGCGGATTACAATCTATGATGTCCTCGATCGTCTCAATGCAGGATGGACGCTAAAACAGATTGCGAACTGGCTTCCCCTGACAGAAGAAGAACTCAATGCAGTGCTGTCCTATATAGAAGAAAACTGTACTGAAGTCGAAGCAGAATATCAAACCGTTTTGCAAACACGAGAAGAAATTCGTCAGTATTGGGAAGAAAAAAATCAAAAACGGTTAGCTGAAATTGCAAAATTGCCGCCGCGATTGGGACAGGAAGAAATTCATGCTAAACTCCAAGCCCGGAAAGCACAGCTTGGACTAATCCCATGA
- a CDS encoding two-partner secretion domain-containing protein produces the protein MKYTTARSILPSLLILTLGLSATSATAQIASDGTTNTIVVPAGNIFTILGGTTAGSNLFHSFSQFSVPTGGTAFFGNDANIANIFARVTGGSISNIDGIIATQNPANLFLLNPNGIIFGPNATLAIRGSFFASSAESIVFKDGVEFSAAQPSALLSVNVPVGLQMGSNPGSIINQSRASFFGQTVGLSTIAPKTTIGLVGGEVNLTGGGITAVGGRIEIGAVGSNSFVGLVPDAMGYRLNYNSTNSFADINLSQQAFINGLENTNVQLRGDRVRLTEGANIVSLTTGNFNGGTINIDARQIEMDNRAGIVSITTTTTTGATINLRASESMNLVGVGSTQALQDTSAILQGTFNPANVGTTITSVTTRSGTAGKINIESPAISFSNGGLLVTTTIGSGTAGSLQLNATNRITVDSASVFSGPVQGSTGNGGSIAINATDIILSDSRPSLPSLRDLSLRANAFRSAIASSTFGTGAAGDIDVQTKTLRILDGSGITNNSIADIAPNAGAGGNLSIVASDWVEIQGTSRDGVSISELDSSTDSTSRAGNLTVSTGRLLIRDSARITAATAGGDGGRIALRARDSITLNNRGAIVTSASNTATGNSGSILLDTGNLNLTDSQIAANNLSSGGQGGSLNISTRQNLKMTRSSITATTTSGNGGDINLRVGELLLMRDNSLISTTAGQSGAGGNGGNINITAPSIVGVPTENSDITANAFTGDGGNIQITTNNIFGLQFRPQLTPKSDITASSQFGVNGTVTVNRLDVDPAQGLTQLSVNLTDPSERIISSCAAAQGNRFIVTGRGGFPPNPNEPLRSSSTWSDIRDLSEFRGETAEVEVEQAESIEANSWRINEEGNVELVAVMTNTEASTPTINCAEIHAEASSP, from the coding sequence GTGAAGTACACAACTGCCCGCTCTATTTTGCCATCTCTCCTCATCCTTACACTAGGACTGAGCGCAACATCAGCAACAGCACAAATTGCTTCCGACGGAACAACAAACACCATCGTTGTACCTGCGGGTAACATTTTTACCATTCTGGGCGGCACAACGGCAGGAAGCAACCTTTTCCACAGCTTTTCTCAATTCTCCGTTCCCACAGGAGGAACCGCCTTTTTCGGCAACGATGCCAACATTGCCAACATTTTTGCTCGCGTGACGGGAGGGAGTATCTCCAATATTGATGGCATTATTGCCACCCAAAACCCAGCCAACCTCTTTCTCCTCAACCCCAACGGCATTATTTTTGGTCCCAACGCAACCCTCGCAATCAGGGGTTCTTTTTTTGCCAGCAGTGCTGAGAGTATTGTTTTTAAAGATGGGGTTGAATTTAGCGCCGCGCAACCCAGCGCACTCCTCAGCGTCAACGTTCCCGTTGGCTTGCAAATGGGTTCCAATCCCGGTTCAATTATCAATCAATCGAGAGCAAGTTTTTTCGGTCAAACAGTAGGACTTTCCACCATTGCCCCCAAGACAACCATCGGATTGGTGGGGGGAGAAGTCAACCTGACTGGGGGAGGAATCACCGCCGTGGGGGGACGGATTGAAATTGGTGCGGTGGGAAGCAATAGTTTTGTGGGGTTAGTTCCCGACGCGATGGGATACCGCTTAAACTACAACAGCACAAATTCCTTTGCAGATATCAACCTCTCCCAACAAGCTTTTATTAATGGGTTGGAAAACACCAACGTTCAACTCAGAGGAGATCGCGTGCGCCTCACCGAGGGAGCGAATATCGTTTCCCTAACGACGGGAAATTTCAACGGCGGTACGATAAACATCGACGCGCGACAGATTGAAATGGACAATCGTGCGGGAATTGTCAGCATCACGACAACAACGACAACAGGGGCAACCATTAACCTCCGTGCCTCCGAATCGATGAATTTAGTGGGGGTTGGCTCGACGCAAGCGCTGCAAGACACTTCTGCCATTTTGCAAGGAACTTTCAACCCCGCAAACGTTGGAACTACAATTACCTCAGTCACAACGAGGAGTGGTACTGCTGGAAAGATTAATATCGAGTCCCCCGCGATTAGCTTTAGCAACGGCGGACTGCTGGTGACGACAACCATTGGTAGCGGAACGGCAGGGTCATTGCAACTCAACGCAACCAATAGAATAACAGTAGACAGTGCGAGCGTTTTCTCTGGACCGGTTCAGGGATCGACCGGAAACGGCGGTTCGATCGCGATTAATGCCACCGATATCATCCTCTCGGATTCGCGTCCTTCACTTCCCTCTCTTCGGGATTTGTCCCTCCGGGCTAACGCATTTCGCAGCGCGATCGCGTCCTCCACCTTTGGCACGGGTGCGGCAGGCGATATTGACGTTCAAACCAAAACGCTGCGGATATTAGACGGGTCGGGGATTACAAACAATAGTATTGCCGATATCGCGCCCAACGCGGGAGCAGGGGGCAATCTTTCAATCGTTGCTTCCGACTGGGTGGAAATCCAAGGAACCTCCAGAGATGGTGTATCAATAAGCGAATTAGATAGCTCGACAGATTCCACATCTCGAGCAGGCAATCTAACTGTCTCAACCGGGCGTTTATTGATTCGCGACAGCGCGCGAATCACTGCCGCAACCGCAGGAGGCGATGGGGGTCGAATTGCCCTCCGAGCAAGGGATTCTATTACCCTCAACAATCGGGGCGCGATCGTCACCAGCGCATCCAACACCGCCACAGGGAATAGCGGTAGCATCCTTCTCGATACAGGGAACCTCAACCTCACCGATTCCCAAATCGCGGCAAATAACCTCTCCTCCGGCGGACAAGGGGGTAGCCTCAACATCTCCACCCGCCAAAACCTCAAAATGACTCGCAGCAGCATTACCGCCACCACCACCAGTGGGAATGGAGGGGACATTAACCTTCGAGTGGGCGAACTTCTCTTGATGCGAGACAACAGTCTCATCTCCACCACCGCAGGACAATCAGGAGCCGGGGGAAATGGCGGAAACATCAACATCACAGCGCCCTCGATCGTAGGGGTTCCCACGGAAAATAGCGACATCACCGCTAATGCCTTTACTGGAGACGGCGGCAATATTCAAATTACAACCAACAATATTTTTGGATTGCAGTTTCGTCCCCAACTCACCCCCAAAAGCGATATCACCGCCAGCTCTCAATTTGGCGTGAATGGAACGGTCACGGTCAACCGCTTGGATGTAGACCCCGCACAAGGACTCACTCAATTATCCGTCAATCTGACCGATCCCAGCGAGCGCATTATCTCCAGTTGTGCCGCCGCTCAGGGAAATCGCTTTATCGTCACCGGACGCGGAGGATTTCCCCCCAATCCCAACGAACCCTTGAGAAGCAGCAGTACTTGGTCGGATATTCGGGATTTATCTGAGTTTCGGGGAGAGACGGCAGAGGTTGAAGTAGAACAAGCAGAAAGTATTGAAGCCAATAGTTGGCGCATCAACGAAGAGGGAAATGTAGAATTGGTTGCCGTAATGACCAACACAGAAGCATCAACCCCTACCATTAACTGTGCTGAGATTCACGCAGAAGCTTCATCGCCATAG
- the purN gene encoding phosphoribosylglycinamide formyltransferase → MIERDRVPELNTPAFISPDRSWEALAIGQTLRLGVLASGSGSNFEAIARAIDCGQLNAEIRVLIYNNPQAKAADRAKKWGIPSVLLDHREFKRREELDRGIVATLKEYGAEWTIMAGWMRIVTPVLIDAFPDRILNIHPSLLPSFPGIRAIEQALNAGVKVAGCTVHRVSLEVDCGPILAQAVVPVLEDDTPETLHARIQIQEHEIFPRAIALAALQSQNP, encoded by the coding sequence ATGATTGAACGCGATCGCGTCCCAGAATTAAATACCCCTGCTTTCATTTCTCCCGATCGATCTTGGGAGGCGTTGGCGATTGGGCAAACTTTAAGGTTAGGGGTGCTTGCATCGGGGAGTGGCAGCAATTTCGAGGCGATCGCGCGCGCGATCGATTGCGGTCAACTCAACGCCGAAATTCGAGTCCTGATCTACAATAATCCCCAGGCAAAGGCGGCGGATCGTGCCAAAAAGTGGGGTATTCCCTCCGTTTTATTGGATCATCGCGAATTCAAACGCAGAGAGGAGTTAGATCGCGGAATTGTCGCTACTTTAAAAGAATATGGGGCGGAATGGACGATTATGGCGGGGTGGATGCGCATTGTCACTCCGGTGCTGATCGATGCGTTTCCCGATCGAATTCTCAATATTCACCCCAGCCTTTTGCCTAGTTTCCCTGGAATTCGCGCGATCGAGCAAGCTTTGAATGCCGGGGTAAAGGTAGCGGGGTGTACCGTACACCGCGTTTCCCTTGAGGTCGATTGCGGGCCCATTCTGGCTCAAGCTGTGGTTCCCGTCCTAGAGGACGATACCCCGGAAACGCTACACGCTCGCATTCAAATCCAAGAACACGAAATTTTTCCTCGCGCGATCGCGTTGGCTGCACTTCAATCCCAAAACCCTTGA
- a CDS encoding glucose-6-phosphate isomerase produces MDNAALWQRYQDWLYYDQNLGFYLDVSRMRFDDAFVEKMRNKFAKAFRDMEALEGGAIANPDEDRMVGHYWLRDPDLAPTSELKQEIIHALEKVETFASKVHSGEIHPPDAEKFTDILSIGIGGSALGPQFVAQALVPVNPPLNIHFSDNTDPTGIDKTIAKIGDRLKTTLVVVISKSGGTPETRNGMLEAKAAFEARNLNFSARAVAITGYDSKLENIAKSDRWLATFPMHDWVGGRTSELSVVGLLDAALQGINLRELLEGAKAMDATTRRHDLKTNPAALLALSWYYAGNGKGDKDMVVLPYKDSLLLFSRYLQQLVMESLGKEKDLDGNIVHQGIAVYGNKGSTDQHAYVQQLREGVPNFFITFIEVLHDREGTSIEVEPGVTSGDYLSGLLQGTRQAIYENQRDSITVTIPEVNPRMVGALIALYERAVTLYASLININAYHQPGVEAGKKAAASVLALQNKVVDALKRSTKPLALVEIADNIDAIAKIEAIYKIVRHLHSNHRGVQIEGNFAVPSSLKISLQ; encoded by the coding sequence ATGGACAACGCTGCACTGTGGCAACGCTATCAGGACTGGCTGTACTACGACCAAAACCTGGGATTCTACCTCGATGTCAGTCGGATGCGCTTCGATGATGCTTTTGTCGAAAAGATGAGAAACAAGTTTGCCAAAGCCTTCCGCGATATGGAAGCTTTGGAGGGCGGCGCGATCGCGAACCCCGATGAAGATCGTATGGTGGGTCACTATTGGCTGCGAGATCCCGACTTAGCCCCAACCTCAGAATTAAAACAAGAAATTATCCACGCCCTAGAAAAAGTCGAAACCTTTGCCAGCAAAGTCCATAGCGGTGAAATTCATCCCCCCGATGCAGAAAAATTCACCGATATTCTCTCTATTGGCATTGGCGGATCTGCCCTGGGACCTCAATTTGTCGCCCAAGCCCTCGTCCCCGTCAACCCGCCTCTCAACATCCATTTTAGCGACAACACCGATCCCACCGGAATCGATAAAACGATCGCGAAAATTGGAGATCGCCTCAAAACCACCCTCGTTGTGGTTATCTCCAAATCCGGCGGTACGCCAGAAACCCGTAACGGAATGTTGGAAGCCAAAGCCGCTTTTGAAGCCCGCAACCTCAACTTTTCCGCCCGCGCCGTTGCCATTACGGGCTACGATAGCAAATTGGAAAATATTGCCAAATCCGATCGTTGGTTAGCCACTTTTCCCATGCACGATTGGGTTGGGGGGCGCACTTCCGAACTTTCTGTTGTGGGGTTGTTGGATGCCGCCCTGCAAGGGATTAACCTGCGCGAACTCTTAGAAGGGGCAAAAGCGATGGATGCAACCACTCGCCGCCACGATCTCAAAACGAACCCCGCCGCCTTGCTCGCCCTGTCTTGGTACTATGCGGGGAATGGGAAAGGGGACAAGGACATGGTTGTATTGCCCTATAAAGACAGTTTGCTACTTTTTAGCCGCTACCTCCAGCAATTGGTGATGGAGTCTTTGGGGAAGGAAAAAGACTTGGATGGGAACATTGTCCACCAAGGGATTGCGGTTTATGGAAACAAGGGTTCGACGGATCAACACGCTTACGTACAACAACTGCGCGAAGGCGTACCCAATTTCTTTATCACCTTTATTGAAGTTCTCCACGATCGCGAGGGGACTTCGATTGAAGTCGAACCGGGGGTTACGTCTGGGGACTATTTAAGCGGTTTGTTGCAGGGAACCCGTCAAGCGATTTATGAAAATCAGCGCGATTCAATCACTGTGACGATTCCAGAGGTTAATCCGCGTATGGTTGGCGCGTTAATCGCCTTGTACGAACGGGCAGTTACTTTATATGCCAGTTTGATTAATATCAATGCCTATCATCAACCGGGGGTAGAAGCGGGGAAGAAAGCGGCTGCTTCGGTTTTAGCTTTGCAAAATAAGGTTGTGGACGCGCTCAAAAGGTCAACAAAACCTTTAGCCTTGGTGGAAATTGCCGATAATATTGACGCGATCGCGAAAATTGAAGCCATCTATAAAATTGTGCGCCACCTCCACTCAAATCATCGCGGCGTTCAAATTGAGGGCAATTTTGCTGTGCCGAGTAGTTTGAAAATATCGTTGCAATAA
- a CDS encoding metal ABC transporter ATP-binding protein, translated as MQESSAIVVNHLSVYYRTVEALRDVTLRIHPGRLTGAIGPNGAGKSTLLKAMLGLIPAMGSSVMYGDRPLSEQLERVAYVPQRTQIDWTYPATVWDVVLMGRTRKTGWFRRFSGVSRRIAADALERVGMSAYSNRPIGQLSGGQQQRVFLARSLAQEAEIFCFDEPFVGVDQKTEYIIFEIFRELADAGKTVVVVNHDLGESITNFDDLILLNKELIAAESRQAVLQEENLYRAYGGKVVFFGENESSVAA; from the coding sequence ATGCAGGAGAGTTCCGCGATCGTTGTTAACCATCTCAGCGTGTATTACCGAACGGTAGAGGCGTTGCGGGATGTCACGCTCAGGATACACCCCGGACGACTCACGGGCGCGATCGGTCCCAATGGTGCGGGAAAAAGTACGCTCCTCAAGGCAATGTTGGGGTTAATTCCCGCAATGGGAAGTTCGGTGATGTATGGGGATCGACCTTTAAGCGAACAGTTGGAACGAGTTGCTTATGTGCCGCAACGGACGCAAATTGATTGGACGTATCCGGCGACGGTGTGGGATGTGGTGTTGATGGGACGCACGCGCAAGACGGGATGGTTTCGCCGTTTCTCTGGAGTGAGTCGCCGAATTGCCGCAGATGCTTTGGAACGGGTGGGAATGAGCGCCTACAGCAATCGTCCCATCGGACAACTTTCTGGGGGACAGCAGCAGCGTGTCTTTTTAGCGCGATCTTTGGCACAAGAAGCAGAGATTTTCTGTTTTGACGAACCGTTTGTGGGAGTCGATCAAAAAACCGAATATATTATTTTTGAGATTTTTCGCGAGTTGGCAGATGCGGGAAAAACTGTGGTGGTGGTGAATCACGATTTGGGGGAATCGATTACGAATTTTGACGATCTAATTTTGTTGAATAAGGAGTTGATTGCGGCGGAGTCTCGACAAGCGGTGTTGCAAGAGGAAAATCTTTACCGCGCTTATGGGGGGAAGGTTGTGTTTTTTGGAGAGAATGAATCTTCTGTTGCGGCGTAG
- a CDS encoding metal ABC transporter solute-binding protein, Zn/Mn family yields the protein MKAITHLKTLLASAILGGLLASCNPLTQPKNTDGKPTVVSTSTIIENLTTEIGGEEIEHQGILKPGADPHVYEPVPADSVAFEEADLILYNGYHLEPGLIKIMEAAGVDAKKIAVGEVVTPIQNKQKGEIVPDPHVWGSAKNGILMANAIRDALIELSPEDRAIFQENAAQLIAELEQLDIWIQEQIATIPEERRRLVTTHDAFEYYATTYGLEITGTLIGMSTEEQPSAQTVKRLADSIKATGVPAIFAETTINPQLITTVAQEAGVKLAPQQLYSDSIGTPGSEGDSYVKMLVANTKAIVEALGGTYAPFEAL from the coding sequence ATGAAAGCAATCACTCACCTTAAAACCCTTCTCGCCAGTGCAATCTTGGGAGGACTTCTCGCAAGCTGCAATCCTCTAACCCAACCCAAAAACACCGATGGCAAACCCACCGTCGTTTCCACCAGTACGATTATTGAAAACCTCACCACAGAAATTGGCGGCGAGGAAATCGAACATCAAGGCATCCTCAAACCCGGTGCAGATCCCCATGTTTACGAACCCGTCCCTGCCGATAGCGTCGCCTTTGAAGAAGCAGATTTAATTCTCTATAACGGCTATCACCTCGAACCCGGTTTAATTAAAATTATGGAAGCCGCAGGAGTCGATGCAAAAAAAATTGCAGTTGGGGAAGTCGTCACCCCCATCCAAAACAAGCAAAAAGGAGAAATTGTACCGGATCCTCACGTTTGGGGAAGCGCCAAAAATGGCATTCTGATGGCGAACGCAATTCGCGACGCACTTATCGAACTTTCCCCTGAAGATCGTGCCATTTTTCAAGAAAATGCAGCGCAACTTATTGCTGAATTGGAACAATTAGATATTTGGATTCAAGAACAGATTGCAACCATTCCCGAAGAACGACGCAGATTGGTTACCACCCACGATGCTTTTGAATATTACGCCACCACCTACGGATTAGAAATTACGGGAACCTTGATTGGCATGAGTACCGAAGAACAACCCAGCGCGCAAACCGTGAAGCGCCTTGCAGACAGCATTAAAGCCACTGGCGTACCTGCCATTTTCGCCGAAACGACAATTAATCCCCAACTGATTACCACCGTCGCACAGGAAGCGGGAGTCAAATTAGCACCCCAGCAGCTTTATTCCGACTCCATTGGCACGCCGGGAAGCGAAGGGGATAGTTATGTCAAAATGCTCGTGGCGAATACTAAGGCGATTGTCGAGGCTTTGGGGGGAACGTACGCGCCGTTTGAAGCGTTATAG